Proteins from a genomic interval of Pseudomonas sp. RC10:
- a CDS encoding histidine phosphatase family protein, which produces MKLVRLIRHGESAANAGAATVDHASIALTEHGVDQARRVAHSFATAPDLIVTSPFSRALATAQFTASAFPSVPMETWPIQEFTYLEPARCVNTSVAQRRDWVREYWNQANPSFVDGDGAESFLEFLTRAQAFLGQLAAHPAKDIAVFSHGQFINAVAWLIERQPGEIDRRAMTEWREYEIANHVENCGGCQLVYECRDSGWMLVPKAAFDERPPSQNYGSAIIMAEP; this is translated from the coding sequence ATGAAGTTGGTCAGGCTTATACGACACGGTGAAAGTGCAGCAAATGCCGGTGCGGCCACCGTGGATCACGCGAGCATTGCTCTCACTGAGCATGGTGTTGATCAGGCTCGCCGAGTCGCCCATTCATTCGCCACAGCTCCAGACTTGATCGTCACTTCGCCGTTTTCTCGCGCTCTGGCCACCGCTCAGTTCACGGCGAGCGCATTCCCGTCTGTCCCCATGGAGACTTGGCCCATTCAGGAGTTCACGTACCTGGAGCCGGCAAGGTGCGTAAACACTTCAGTGGCTCAGCGGCGGGACTGGGTGCGGGAGTATTGGAACCAGGCCAATCCCTCGTTTGTAGACGGTGATGGTGCAGAGTCATTCCTTGAGTTTTTAACGCGGGCACAAGCGTTTCTGGGGCAACTCGCGGCACATCCGGCGAAGGACATTGCGGTGTTTTCGCATGGGCAGTTCATCAATGCCGTGGCCTGGTTGATCGAGCGACAGCCTGGGGAGATCGACAGGCGCGCGATGACGGAGTGGCGAGAGTACGAGATCGCTAATCACGTTGAAAATTGTGGTGGGTGCCAACTCGTGTATGAATGCCGTGATAGCGGGTGGATGCTAGTGCCGAAGGCTGCTTTTGACGAGCGCCCTCCTTCGCAAAATTATGGCTCAGCAATAATTATGGCTGAGCCATAA
- a CDS encoding nucleotidyltransferase domain-containing protein — protein MKPSHAIQGKTSVIKLLIESYGFVSPAIFGSAARGTDVEGSDLDILATIPAGMRGRISLFDIQHLEEALEALTGVAVDFNVENAMPDHLRPSIEREKVML, from the coding sequence ATGAAACCGTCTCACGCGATCCAAGGCAAAACCAGCGTGATCAAGTTGCTCATTGAGTCCTATGGATTCGTGTCCCCGGCCATATTTGGATCGGCAGCAAGGGGGACTGACGTGGAGGGCAGTGACCTCGACATCCTGGCGACAATCCCTGCCGGCATGCGAGGCAGAATCTCACTATTCGACATCCAGCATCTCGAAGAGGCGTTGGAAGCCCTGACTGGAGTGGCTGTCGATTTCAACGTCGAGAACGCCATGCCAGATCACTTAAGGCCGTCGATTGAGCGTGAAAAGGTCATGCTGTAG
- the hrpB gene encoding ATP-dependent helicase HrpB, with the protein MIALPIDAALPALLQALQDRDEVVLQAPPGAGKTTRVPLALLKEQWLDGQTIVMLEPRRLAARAAAERMAAELGEKVGETVGYRIRLESKVGPATRIEVVTEGILARRLQADPSLEGVGLVIFDEFHLRNLDADLALALTLNGRDLFRDDTPLKVLLMSATLEGERLSRMLDDAPIVTSEGRMFPVTTVWGSPLQPSDYIDQAVVSKCQDALDEQDGSLLVFLPGQAEIRRVHQSLQDRLGDRGDILLCPLHGELDLSAQRAAIEAAPAGKRKIVLATNIAETSVTIEGVRVVIDSGLERVPRFDPRSGMTRLDTQRISKASATQRAGRAGRLEPGICYRLWSETQHDQLPAYSAPEIQQADLAGLALQLTRWGVTPSELSWLDAPPSAAYSQACDLLVRLGALGEDRKLTKHGGDMAELPAHPRIAHLLLRGHSLGLRDLACDMAALLGEKDIQRGAGADIHSRLEILSGEQRAQRNEQGSVQRARRLAAQYRSFLRQPVLNQLADPEHPRWVGALLAFAYPDRIAQQRRDGGSEYRLANGRAALFVESDALMKHQWLVIADLGSRQGQREERIYLAADLDPGLFESVLQEQVAQVEELDWDERDGVLKAERQRKVGELVLSSAPLAHLDDDLRAKALINYIRRKGLELLPWTPELRQWQARIELLRCLELEGNGESQWPDLSDQALLASMGEWLTPYIGRVTRLSHFGQIDLTTILRTLLPWPLPQQLETLAPQTIPVPSGSNIRIDYGERPPVLAVRLQELFGLSDTPRVAGGRQVLKLHLLSPARRPVQVTQDLANFWKTTYSEVKKDLKGRYPKHFWPDDPLIAEATAKAKPRKA; encoded by the coding sequence ATGATTGCGTTACCTATCGATGCTGCCTTGCCAGCTCTCCTTCAAGCCCTCCAAGACCGTGATGAAGTCGTTCTCCAAGCGCCACCGGGTGCAGGTAAAACCACTCGCGTCCCACTTGCACTGCTGAAAGAGCAATGGCTGGACGGCCAGACGATAGTGATGCTCGAACCGCGCCGGCTTGCTGCCCGTGCAGCCGCCGAACGAATGGCTGCCGAACTGGGCGAGAAAGTAGGTGAGACTGTTGGGTACCGAATCCGACTGGAGAGCAAGGTGGGGCCAGCCACTCGCATCGAGGTGGTCACCGAGGGCATCCTTGCTCGCCGTCTGCAGGCTGATCCTTCGCTCGAAGGCGTAGGCCTGGTCATCTTTGATGAATTTCACCTTCGTAACTTGGACGCCGACTTGGCCTTGGCACTCACACTCAATGGCCGAGATCTGTTTCGGGATGACACGCCGCTGAAGGTGCTCCTGATGTCGGCAACGCTCGAAGGTGAGCGGCTTTCTCGAATGCTCGATGACGCGCCAATCGTGACCTCTGAGGGACGAATGTTTCCTGTCACGACGGTTTGGGGATCGCCACTTCAGCCTTCCGATTACATCGATCAGGCTGTCGTTTCAAAATGCCAGGATGCTCTGGACGAGCAAGACGGTAGTCTGCTGGTCTTCCTCCCTGGCCAGGCAGAGATAAGGCGTGTCCATCAAAGCCTCCAGGATCGCTTGGGAGATCGGGGCGACATTCTGCTGTGCCCATTGCACGGAGAGCTCGACTTGAGTGCCCAGCGCGCGGCAATCGAGGCAGCGCCGGCTGGCAAGCGAAAGATCGTGCTGGCCACCAACATCGCCGAGACCAGTGTGACCATTGAGGGGGTTCGCGTGGTGATCGACTCAGGTCTTGAGCGTGTCCCGCGATTCGATCCCCGCAGTGGCATGACCCGCCTGGATACCCAGCGAATTTCCAAGGCGAGTGCTACTCAACGTGCTGGCCGTGCAGGTCGACTTGAGCCTGGCATCTGTTATCGGCTGTGGTCGGAGACGCAACACGATCAACTACCTGCTTACTCCGCTCCTGAAATCCAACAGGCAGACCTTGCCGGCCTTGCATTGCAACTGACCAGATGGGGTGTCACGCCCAGCGAGTTGAGCTGGTTGGATGCTCCACCAAGCGCTGCCTACTCGCAGGCCTGTGACCTGTTGGTACGTCTGGGGGCGTTGGGTGAGGATCGGAAGCTCACCAAGCATGGTGGTGACATGGCGGAGTTGCCTGCACATCCTCGCATTGCTCATTTGTTGCTGCGCGGACATTCGCTGGGGCTCCGTGACCTCGCCTGCGATATGGCGGCATTGCTCGGAGAGAAAGACATCCAGCGGGGGGCAGGAGCCGATATCCACAGTCGTCTCGAGATTCTCAGTGGAGAGCAACGCGCCCAGCGTAACGAGCAGGGCAGTGTTCAGCGCGCTCGCCGTCTGGCGGCTCAGTACCGATCATTTCTGCGCCAACCCGTTTTGAACCAGCTCGCAGATCCGGAGCACCCAAGATGGGTCGGGGCGCTATTGGCTTTCGCCTACCCTGATCGAATCGCCCAGCAACGCCGTGATGGTGGCTCCGAGTATCGCCTGGCCAATGGCCGGGCTGCCTTGTTCGTTGAGAGCGATGCGCTAATGAAGCACCAGTGGCTGGTAATCGCAGATCTAGGAAGTCGCCAAGGGCAGCGCGAGGAGAGAATCTACCTCGCGGCAGATCTTGATCCTGGGCTCTTTGAATCCGTACTGCAGGAGCAAGTTGCTCAGGTAGAAGAGCTGGATTGGGATGAGCGTGATGGTGTGCTCAAAGCTGAACGACAGCGTAAAGTCGGTGAGCTTGTCCTGTCGTCTGCACCCTTGGCACACTTGGATGATGATCTGCGTGCCAAGGCACTCATCAACTATATCCGCCGTAAGGGCCTTGAACTGCTGCCTTGGACACCCGAACTACGACAGTGGCAGGCCCGTATTGAGCTTCTCAGGTGCCTGGAGCTTGAGGGCAATGGCGAGTCTCAATGGCCAGATCTCAGTGATCAGGCTCTTCTGGCGTCCATGGGCGAATGGCTTACCCCGTACATCGGGAGGGTTACGAGGCTGAGCCATTTCGGGCAGATTGATTTGACGACAATCCTGCGCACTCTCCTGCCATGGCCATTGCCACAGCAACTCGAGACACTGGCACCTCAGACGATCCCGGTGCCGTCAGGGTCGAACATTCGCATCGACTACGGAGAGCGGCCACCAGTTTTAGCTGTCAGGCTGCAGGAGCTGTTCGGGCTTTCGGACACGCCTCGAGTCGCCGGCGGAAGGCAGGTGCTCAAGCTTCATCTGCTGTCGCCTGCCCGACGCCCCGTGCAGGTTACCCAAGACTTGGCGAACTTCTGGAAGACGACCTACTCGGAAGTCAAAAAGGATCTCAAGGGCAGATATCCAAAGCATTTTTGGCCTGATGACCCATTGATTGCAGAGGCGACCGCCAAGGCCAAGCCTAGGAAGGCATGA
- a CDS encoding site-specific integrase, whose product MKTDRFLVETLDNVELFDGISSGKTRLSSFYKFPYISWPNGTPCLIANLYLLHLSGKHAQISADGRLLDRKGGTLGQYASYVSQFIRRCWIKKVDPFQIDDRFFEDFIISIIEELSQKRTDKKKRIDQTTRAIGRECLKFLKWVGDFHGDPKFVSPEGTIKTSLEKIISNFNAQHKVTTTETHHSFPLPFREHTRDPIPQHNIKRLEAAVDESKKSDFIKSRDRALIALLQYTGARRAEIASITLKSIRNAQLMKYPMLNMITVKRGEVHIREVPVSAIALLEVKEYISERQHIQKEHPKQKNDYLFISETTGKPLAIETHTKTISDLREAARIPEQACAHMFRHAFIGNLFTLLIERHKFNSKDEFEQALINDEVFLKKVQEWTGHKSLRSLRTYLQKVFKYNENVNEAVQGVHESQTLKLYQEKDDALFKRMKEGKISPDEYGRKREELQELRDRELSRYHE is encoded by the coding sequence ATGAAAACGGATAGGTTCTTAGTTGAAACCCTAGATAACGTAGAACTTTTCGATGGAATATCGAGCGGAAAAACGCGCTTAAGCTCTTTCTACAAATTCCCATACATATCTTGGCCCAACGGCACTCCGTGCCTTATCGCCAACCTATACCTGCTCCACCTTTCAGGAAAGCATGCGCAGATCTCCGCAGATGGCCGACTCCTTGACAGGAAAGGGGGCACCCTCGGTCAATACGCGAGTTATGTGAGCCAATTTATTAGGCGGTGCTGGATAAAAAAAGTCGACCCTTTTCAAATCGACGACCGTTTCTTTGAAGACTTTATAATCTCCATTATTGAAGAGCTTAGCCAAAAAAGAACCGACAAGAAAAAGCGGATTGATCAAACCACCAGAGCCATTGGAAGAGAGTGCCTAAAATTCCTGAAATGGGTTGGCGATTTCCATGGAGATCCGAAATTTGTCTCACCCGAAGGAACGATTAAAACATCACTAGAGAAAATCATCTCAAATTTTAACGCCCAACACAAAGTTACGACAACGGAAACGCACCATTCTTTTCCGCTGCCATTCAGAGAACACACACGCGATCCAATCCCTCAACACAACATAAAACGGCTTGAGGCGGCAGTTGACGAGTCTAAAAAGTCAGACTTTATAAAATCCAGAGATAGAGCTCTTATAGCTTTACTGCAGTATACTGGTGCGCGTCGAGCAGAAATTGCATCAATAACATTAAAATCCATACGCAATGCACAGCTCATGAAGTACCCAATGCTTAACATGATCACCGTTAAGCGAGGTGAAGTCCACATACGAGAAGTACCCGTCAGTGCCATCGCCCTGCTCGAGGTCAAAGAATACATCAGTGAAAGACAACATATCCAAAAAGAACACCCAAAACAAAAAAATGACTACCTGTTTATATCTGAAACCACTGGCAAACCTCTAGCCATTGAAACTCACACCAAGACGATATCAGACCTAAGGGAAGCAGCCCGCATACCGGAACAAGCCTGCGCACATATGTTCAGGCATGCTTTCATAGGAAACTTATTTACGCTCTTAATCGAGAGACACAAATTCAACAGCAAAGACGAATTCGAGCAAGCACTTATAAACGACGAAGTTTTTTTAAAAAAAGTTCAAGAGTGGACTGGTCACAAGTCCCTACGTTCGCTTAGAACATACTTACAAAAAGTCTTCAAATACAATGAAAACGTCAATGAAGCAGTACAGGGTGTTCACGAAAGCCAGACTCTTAAGCTGTATCAAGAGAAGGACGATGCCCTGTTCAAGCGGATGAAGGAAGGCAAGATTTCCCCTGACGAATACGGACGGAAACGTGAGGAGCTCCAAGAGCTGCGCGACCGTGAGCTCTCACGATACCATGAATGA